Proteins encoded in a region of the Vicia villosa cultivar HV-30 ecotype Madison, WI linkage group LG5, Vvil1.0, whole genome shotgun sequence genome:
- the LOC131602423 gene encoding protein NDR1-like has protein sequence MARERSANLCTCCTSFITSTGLIILFLWLTLRTQQPKCFLQSLYLPSLNKTITSNHKHFSNNNNTVVFNLKLTNTNKDKGVLYHTVYITFSLFLDAKTTRPLANTTLDAFYQGHGSTTQKWSSAEVHGGGVNRTLNGSVFVRVDFATRVNYKIMLFYTKRHRLSGGANVEVNVSTGEKVDPKRIRLGNIPPRVGSQAASLRVQWIALSTFLVSLCFYLTY, from the coding sequence ATGGCGCGGGAACGCAGCGCCAACCTCTGCACGTGCTGCACAAGCTTCATCACCAGCACAGGCCTCATAATCCTCTTCCTCTGGCTCACACTCCGAACTCAACAACCCAAATGCTTCCTCCAATCACTCTACCTCCCCTCCCTCAACAAAACCATCACTTCAAACCACAAACACttctccaacaacaacaacaccgttGTCTTCAACCTCAAACTCACCAACACAAACAAAGACAAAGGTGTCCTATACCACACCGTATATATCACATTCTCCCTCTTCCTCGACGCCAAGACCACGCGCCCACTCGCCAACACCACTCTCGACGCTTTCTACCAAGGACATGGTAGTACCACCCAGAAATGGAGCTCCGCTGAAGTACACGGCGGTGGAGTCAACCGCACGCTGAACGGAAGCGTCTTCGTACGCGTGGATTTCGCCACGCGCGTTAACTATAAGATTATGCTTTTTTATACCAAACGACACCGTTTGTCTGGAGGGGCAAATGTGGAAGTTAATGTTAGCACCGGAGAAAAAGTGGACCCCAAAAGAATCAGGCTCGGTAATATCCCGCCTCGGGTCGGATCCCAAGCTGCCTCGCTTCGTGTACAATGGATTGCTCTTTCTACCTTTTTAGTTTCTCTATGCTTTTACTTGACTTACTAA
- the LOC131602420 gene encoding pentatricopeptide repeat-containing protein At4g21880, mitochondrial-like, translating into MRAPTARKLCTLSSYFRSHLQNNPKNHVSSFKSSIPFETQHHFDSDLNLSTLKLHGPSPPEDMPELGEATTQLSSILYTPPVKKLVGEKVDDEEKEKSIVEIPLILDFAHGDSSIKRKEVARERKQKWIFKDTGGERSDRLIKICARKLGATPTVDMFGRLGRETGLKEYNSLIRLCIKKARETDDEYIATDELGKTYHLLKLMRECGLQLEEQTYRPLLEYIIDMGLVQEFQLFYDVIQAGNPSSISRLGYYEMLLWIRVNNEEMIRDICEYITVEDSRDTTSLRESYLLALCESDRKTEILDVLKNIDITKLASAKCISNIFQSMGRLQLESDAENLLLDLRACDYDADKISNFIACYAVNIPNLAVEDIISKIESLHNLLEVLPSSSSYGKLISYCCGMHKVDAALDIVDKMCEAGYMVSTHMLQSILQICEETYDYILVHRIYSIISRHHHHLELNGEICRCLIHFCVRLKDFERAYEMVKELQEMNFKPTTAMYNAIMAGYFREKNIVGGLAVLKHMQDANVDPDSQTFSYLISNCETEDDINMYYEELKQFDIYPTRQIFMALINAYAACGELEKAKQVVLDSRIPLKCLNEIKSVLVSALASHGQLSEALAIYEEIKKAGHNLEPKAVITLIDELRHISGELEGLLLLLKELSDLNYWVDGCFRVIQYCVQNRHLSCAVDLFTQLKDNFESDETMTEVLFDAVYSLIAGSSSSRLQFGLDLLWAIKDELGLVPSRQCLDFLLSACANSGDLNNARLIWREYEVAGFPYNVLSYVRMYQALLASGDQRSADFILKKIPRDDAEICTVISACQKTYVDKVKSVEGEKKKKNVKSVEGAKKKKNVKLVEGEMKKKNVKLVEGEMKKKNVNSVEGEKKRKKKKNKKKKKKATEKKQETES; encoded by the exons ATGCGCGCCCCTACCGCCAGAAAACTATGCACTCTCAGCTCCTATTTCCGTTCACATTTACAGAACAATCCCAAAAACCACGTTTCctctttcaaatcatcaattccaTTTGAAACCCAACACCATTTCGATTCTGACTTGAACCTATCAACCCTCAAACTCCATGGTCCATCTCCCCCAG AGGATATGCCTGAACTGGGTGAGGCCACTACTCAGCTTTCTTCTATATTGTACA CTCCTCCCGTAAAGAAACTTGTTGGTGAGAAAGTTGATgatgaagaaaaagagaaaagcatAGTGGAAATACCACTGATACTAGACTTTGCTCACGGCGATTCTTCAATTAAACGGAAGGAGGTAGCACGGGAGAGGAAACAAAAATGGATTTTTAAAGACACTGGTGGTGAACGATCTGACAGGCTAATCAAAATTTGTGCGAGAAAACTAGGAGCAACTCCTACAGTTGATATGTTTGGCCGCTTGGGTCGAGAAACAGGTCTAAAAGAGTACAATTCATTGATCAGATTGTGCATAAAGAAGGCTAGGGAGACTGATGATGAGTACATTGCTACTGACGAATTGGGCAAGACTTATCACCTTTTAAAATTAATGAGGGAATGTGGGCTTCAGCTAGAAGAGCAAACATATCGCCCACTTCTTGAATATATAATTGACATGGGTCTTGTTCAAGAATTTCAACTTttctatgatgttatccaagctGGTAATCCCAGTTCAATTTCACGATTGGGTTACTATGAAATGTTGCTCTGGATAAGGGTTAACAATGAAGAAATGATCCGGGATATTTGTGAATACATTACAGTCGAAGACAGTAGGGACACTACTTCTTTACGAG AAAGTTACTTATTGGCTCTTTGTGAAAGTGATCGCAAAACAGAGATTTTGGATGTGTTGAAAAATATAGACATAACAAAGCTTGCATCTGCAAAATGTATATCAAATATATTTCAATCGATGGGAAGGCTACAGCTGGAATCAGATGCGGAGAATTTACTTTTGGATTTGAGGGCTTGCG ATTATGATGCAGATAAAATTTCAAACTTCATTGCTTGTTATGCGGTTAACATTCCAAATTTAGCG GTTGAAGATATCATCTCAAAAATCGAGAGTTTGCATAATCTTTTGGAAGTTCTGCCTTCATCCTCATCGTATGGAAAGCTCATTTCGTATTGCTGTGGTATGCACAAG GTCGATGCAGCTCTTGATATTGTTGATAAAATGTGTGAAGCAGGCTATATGGTGTCTACTCATATGCTACAATCGATATTACAGATTTGTGAGGAAACttatgattatattttg GTCCATCGAATCTATTCCATCATCAGTCGCCATCACCACCATTTGGAGTTAAATGGTGAAATATGCAGATGTTTGATACATTTTTGTGTAAGATTAAAAGAT TTTGAACGCGCATACGAGATGGTTAAGGAGTTGCAGGAAATGAATTTCAAACCTACGACAGCCATGTACAATGCCATAATGGCAGGATATTTTCGCGAG AAAAACATCGTTGGAGGCTTGGCGGTCCTCAAACACATGCAAGATGCCAATGTAGATCCCGATTCACAGACTTTTAGCTATTTGATTAGCAATTGTGAAACAGAAGATGATATAAATATG TATTATGAAGAACTGAAGCAATTTGACATCTACCCTACAAGACAAATTTTTATGGCCCTTATTAATGCGTATGCAGCTTGTGGCGAATTGGAGAAGGCAAAACAG GTAGTTCTTGATTCACGCATACCATTAAAGTGCTTAAATGAAATTAAGAGTGTCCTTGTCTCAGCTCTTGCATCTCACGGGCAATTGTCTGAGGCACTTGCTATCTATGAGGAGATCAAGAAAGCTGGACACAATTTGGAACCAAAAGCTGTTATAACACTCATC GATGAGTTGCGTCATATAAGTGGAGAGTTGGAGGGGTTGCTTCTCCTGCTGAAAGAGTTGAGTGATCTAAACTACTGGGTTGACGGTTGCTTCAGGGTTATTCAGTACTGTGTTCAGAACCGTCATTTAAG TTGTGCTGTTGACCTGTTCACGCAACTCAAGGATAATTTTGAAAGTGATGAAACAATGACAGAAGTTCTTTTCGATGCA GTGTATTCTCTAATCGCGGGATCCAGCTCCTCACGTTTGCAGTTTGGCTTAGACTTGCTTTGGGCAATCAAGGACGAGCTTGGGCTTGTTCCTTCAAGGCAGTGTCTTGATTTTCTTCTAAGTGCTTGTGCCAATTCAGGAGATTTGAATAATGCTCGTTTGATTTGGAGAGAATACGAGGTTGCTGGATTTCCTTACAACGTATTAAGTTACGTGAG GATGTATCAAGCACTCTTAGCATCAGGAGATCAGAGATCTGCGGACTTTATACTCAAGAAAATTCCAAGAGATGATGCCGAGATTTGTACTGTCATATCAGCATGTCAAAAAACTTATGTTGATAAAGTTAAATCAGTAGAaggggagaagaagaaaaagaatgttAAATCAGTAGAAGGtgcgaagaagaaaaagaatgttAAATTAGTAGAAGGGGagatgaagaaaaagaatgtTAAATTAGTAGAAGGGGagatgaagaaaaagaatgttaattctgtAGAaggggagaagaagaggaagaagaagaagaataagaagaagaaaaagaaagcaacagAAAAGAAACAAGAGACTGAGTCTTGA
- the LOC131602427 gene encoding disease resistance protein RUN1-like — MASNRSNSTSSTIQSSSSFSTAMMTFPNNDYYDVFVSFRGKDTRHSFTDHLFGALRRKSIAAFRDDTALNRGESIAPELLRAIEGSQIFIVVFSKNYASSIWCLQELENILQCVQLSKKRVLPVFYDVGPSDVRCQRGCYAEALAKHEENYDLEMVQRWRVALSQAANLSGWDLRNKPQYAEIEMIVQEIIHMFGYKFSCLPNDLVGMLSPVEELEMCLLLDSVDDVRTVGICGMGGVGKTTLAGVLYGRISHQFDACCLIDDVSKVFKYYGPIGVQKQILHQTLGEEHNQIYNLHDGTNLIQNRLCRRRSLIIFDNVDHNEQLEKLAVNPKSLAAGSRIIIVSRDTHILKEYGVNTLYKVQPLNQTNSLQLFCRKAFKCDNIMNDAYKELTYDILNIARGLPLAIKVIGSFLFGRSISEWRSALTRLRESPNKYIMDALQFSFYGLEEMELQMFLDIACFFNGSEENFVKNVLNCCGFHPDIGLRVLVDKSLISISDESKIEMHGMLEKLGRKIVQENSTKEARKWSRLWLHKYCYNVMSENMEKNVEAIVLNGNERDTETLMAEALSNMSRLRLLILKDVKFLGSLNNLSNQLRYVAWNGYPFMYLPSSFQPNQLVELILVDSNVEQLWEDKKDLPNLRTLDLSYSKNLMRMLDFGHVTNLERLNLEGCVKLVELDPSIGLAKKLVFLNLKNCKSLICIPNCIYDLNSLEYLNLCSCSEAFNNPCHFELPSLASLSCLREVDLSFCGLSQLSETIRCLSCLQRLNLGGNNFVTLPSLKELSKLVYLNLEHCNLLKSLPDLPSPAAIKQDEYCRVGMYIFNCPELSETETESCSSITLSWMMQFILANQESSASFDHWVEIVTPGSEIPKLFNNQKAGESISIDPSCIIDDNNAIGIVCCVVFSVASHDPTATTNEQKLVLLLRFHRDEQERHFNIPVNTNLVIVQSSHLWLTYFTKELFFHILEDIGHKVGDEFRMEASLVDIKGLDVEVKSCGYCWVCKNST, encoded by the exons ATGGCTTCAAACAGAAGTAATAGTACTAGTAGTACCATCCAAAGTAGCAGCAGTTTCTCTACAGCTATGATGACATTCCCAAATAATGATTATTATGACGTTTTCGTTAGCTTCAGAGGTAAAGACACACGGCATAGCTTCACAGATCATCTTTTTGGTGCCCTCCGAAGAAAAAGCATTGCCGCATTCAGGGATGATACAGCTCTCAACAGAGGTGAATCCATAGCACCTGAGCTGCTTCGCGCAATTGAAGGATCTCAGATTTTTATTGTGGTCTTCTCTAAGAACTATGCTTCCTCAATTTGGTGCTTGCAAGAATTGGAAAACATTCTTCAATGTGTTCAACTATCGAAAAAACGTGTTTTGCCTGTTTTCTATGATGTTGGTCCATCTGATGTTCGATGTCAAAGAGGATGTTATGCAGAAGCCCTTGCCAAACATGAAGAAAATTATGACTTAGAGATGGTGCAAAGATGGAGGGTAGCTCTCTCGCAAGCCGCCAATCTCTCTGGATGGGATCTACGTAATAA GCCACAATATGCAGAGATTGAAATGATTGTTCAGGAGATAATACATATGTTTGGTTACAAATTTTCATGTCTTCCAAATGATTTAGTTGGAATGCTTTCTCCGGTAGAGGAATTGGAAATGTGTTTACTTTTGGACTCCGTTGATGATGTTCGGACTGTTGGAATTTGTGGAATGGGTGGAGTAGGGAAGACTACTCTTGCAGGTGTTTTATATGGCCGAATCTCTCATCAGTTTGATGCATGCTGTCTTATTGATGATGTAAGCAAAGTTTTTAAATATTACGGTCCAATCGGTGTACAAAAGCAAATTCTACATCAAACTCTAGGCGAAGAACACAATCAAATATATAATCTTCACGACGGAACTAATTTGATACAAAATAGGCTATGCCGTCGTAGATCTCTTATAATTTTTGACAATGTTGATCACAATGAACAGTTGGAGAAACTAGCTGTGAATCCTAAATCGTTAGCTGCAGGAAGTAGAATCATTATAGTTTCAAGAGATACTCATATTTTGAAAGAGTATGGAGTGAACACACTTTACAAAGTTCAGCCCTTGAATCAGACAAACTCTCTTCAGTTATTTTGTCGAAAAGCTTTCAAATGTGATAACATTATGAATGATGCTTATAAGGAGTTGACATATGACATATTGAATATTGCTCGTGGCCTACCATTAGCGATTAAAGTGATAGGTTCATTTTTGTTTGGTCGAAGTATCTCTGAATGGAGAAGCGCTCTTACTAGATTGCGAGAAAGtccaaataaatatattatggaCGCACTTCAGTTTAGTTTTTATGGGCTAGAGGAAATGGAATTACAAATGTTTCTTGATATCGCTTGTTTTTTCAACGGGAGTGAGGAAAACTTTGTTAAAAATGTTTTGAATTGTTGTGGATTTCATCCTGATATTGGACTAAGAGTTCTGGTTGATAAATCACTCATAAGCATTTCAGATGAAAGTAAAATTGAAATGCATGGTATGTTGGAAAAGTTAGGAAGAAAGATTGTTCAAGAAAATTCAACAAAAGAGGCCAGGAAGTGGAGTAGGTTGTGGCTCCACAAATATTGCTACAATGTTATGTCAGAGAATATG GAAAAGAATGTTGAAGCCATAGTTTTGAATGGAAATGAAAGAGATACAGAAACATTGATGGCCGAGGCTCTGTCAAATATGAGTCGTCTTAGATTGCTCATACTCAAGGATGTTAAGTTTTTAGGAAGCCTCAACAATCTTTCTAATCAACTAAGATATGTTGCATGGAATGGCTATCCTTTCATGTATTTGCCATCGAGTTTTCAGCCCAATCAACTTGTTGAATTGATTTTGGTGGATAGTAACGTCGAACAACTATGGGAAGACAAGAAG GATCTGCCTAATTTGAGGACTTTGGATTTAAGCTACTCCAAAAATTTAATGCGGATGCTAGATTTTGGACATGTCACGAATCTTGAACGGCTAAACCTTGAAGGATGCGTAAAGCTTGTGGAGTTAGATCCATCAATTGGTCTTGCAAAGAAGCTTGTTTTCTTGAATTTGAAAAATTGCAAAAGTCTTATATGCATACCTAACTGCATATATGATCTCAACTCTCTTGAATATTTAAATCTTTGCAGTTGTTCCGAAGCGTTTAACAATCCATGCCATTTCGAGTTACCTTCCTTGGCTAGCTTATCTTGTTTGCGCGAAGTTGATTTGAGTTTTTGCGGTCTAAGCCAACTCAGTGAAACTATTAGATGTCTAAGTTGTCTGCAAAGATTGAATTTAGGAGGAAACAATTTTGTGACATTGCCGAGCTTGAAGGAGCTTTCGAAACTCGTATATTTGAACCTAGAGCATTGCAATCTGTTAAAATCTTTGCCTGATCTTCCTTCACCAGCTGCCATAAAGCAAGATGAATATTGTAGAGTGGGAATGTATATTTTCAACTGTCCTGAATTGAGTGAGACTGAGACGGAAAGTTGCAGTAGCATAACTTTGTCATGGATGATGCAATTCATTCTAGCAAACCAAGAATCATCTGCATCCTTTGATCATTGGGTTGAAATCGTTACACCAGGAAGTGAAATACCAAAGTTGTTCAACAATCAAAAGGCGGGTGAATCAATAAGCATAGATCCATCCTGCATTATAGATGACAATAATGCCATTGGCATTGTTTGTTGTGTAGTGTTTTCTGTGGCATCTCATGATCCAACTGCAACAACAAATGAACAGAAACTCGTCTTACTTCTAAGATTTCATAGAGATGAACAGGAACGTCATTTTAACATTCCAGTAAATACAAATCTTGTTATAGTCCAATCATCTCACTTGTGGCTAACCTATTTCACTAAGGAATTATTCTTTCACATTCTGGAAGATATAGGCCATAAAGTCGGCGATGAATTCAGAATGGAAGCGTCCCTTGTAGACATCAAAGGTTTGGATGTAGAGGTGAAGAGTTGTGGGTACTGCTGGGTATGTAAAAATTCAACTTGA